A single genomic interval of Leptospira montravelensis harbors:
- a CDS encoding RecQ family ATP-dependent DNA helicase — MDLDSIKNTFGISSFRGKQETIINHIINRGDALVLMPTGMGKSLCYQIPALILPGICIVISPLIALMKDQVSALQKKGVSAEFINSSLSKSERLERYNNLKSGKYKILYVSPERFQKKDFLDAIYTQSVSLLAIDEAHCISQWGHDFRPDYTKISWFREILGNPTTVALTATASQRVQEDIVTQLGVAIEKIKIFDDGLFRPNLKLSVVDCFDTEEKYHKIFSDLKINNGASIIYFSLIQELEKFSHWLDTKHKKHLVYHGKLSSEQRNKIQTKFLITDDAILLATNAFGMGIDKPNIRYIYHAQIPGSIESYYQEIGRAGRDGNPSDCKLFYCQDDLTVQMEFIDWQNPDRAYLQKLFGFLSLKQNELSGLDYGTLQSFMTFKNKGDHRIQTALNLLESKGLVSGDLERGTLQIESEWSDSLFSEQELLEKKKDSQKRLYQTLLYTKTTDCRRKFIHEYFDSTFNGCGNCDLCLEG; from the coding sequence TTGGATTTAGATAGTATTAAAAATACATTTGGGATTTCTTCTTTTCGCGGAAAACAAGAGACCATCATTAACCATATCATTAATCGGGGCGACGCTTTGGTCCTTATGCCTACAGGTATGGGCAAGTCTTTGTGTTATCAGATTCCCGCTTTAATTTTGCCAGGTATTTGTATTGTAATTTCACCATTGATTGCATTGATGAAAGACCAAGTTTCTGCCTTACAAAAGAAAGGTGTTTCTGCTGAATTCATTAACTCAAGTTTGTCAAAATCAGAAAGATTAGAAAGGTATAATAATTTAAAGTCAGGAAAATATAAAATTTTATATGTATCTCCTGAAAGGTTCCAGAAAAAAGATTTTTTGGATGCCATTTATACTCAATCAGTTTCTCTACTTGCTATCGATGAAGCGCACTGCATAAGTCAATGGGGTCACGACTTTAGACCCGATTATACAAAAATATCTTGGTTTCGTGAGATCTTGGGAAATCCGACTACGGTTGCATTAACGGCAACGGCATCCCAACGTGTTCAGGAAGATATTGTGACTCAATTGGGAGTTGCGATAGAAAAAATTAAAATCTTTGATGATGGTTTGTTTAGGCCAAATTTAAAATTGTCTGTTGTTGATTGTTTTGATACAGAAGAAAAATATCATAAAATTTTTTCCGATTTGAAAATCAATAATGGTGCATCGATTATCTACTTTAGTTTAATTCAAGAGTTAGAAAAATTTAGCCATTGGTTAGACACTAAACATAAAAAACATTTAGTTTATCACGGGAAACTTTCATCAGAACAAAGAAATAAAATACAAACTAAATTTCTAATTACAGATGATGCCATTCTACTTGCAACAAATGCATTCGGAATGGGTATCGATAAACCGAATATCCGTTATATATACCATGCACAAATTCCAGGAAGTATAGAGTCTTATTACCAAGAAATTGGTCGTGCAGGTAGAGATGGTAATCCATCTGATTGTAAACTTTTTTATTGCCAGGATGATCTTACCGTGCAGATGGAGTTTATAGACTGGCAAAATCCCGATAGGGCTTACCTACAAAAATTGTTTGGATTTCTTTCGTTGAAACAGAATGAATTATCTGGTCTGGATTATGGAACATTGCAGTCCTTTATGACATTCAAAAACAAAGGTGACCACCGAATTCAAACTGCACTAAATTTATTGGAAAGTAAAGGTTTAGTTTCTGGAGATTTAGAAAGAGGAACCTTACAAATTGAATCTGAATGGTCAGATTCTTTGTTTTCTGAACAAGAGTTATTAGAAAAGAAAAAAGACTCTCAAAAAAGATTATATCAAACTCTTTTGTATACTAAAACAACAGATTGTAGAAGAAAGTTCATTCATGAATATTTTGATTCCACTTTTAACGGATGTGGGAATTGTGATTTGTGTTTGGAAGGTTAA
- a CDS encoding AMP-binding protein has protein sequence MEQKVHNEDTTNFWMSQMNRIPWEKKPTKAYGIAGDGLNHWFPDGILNTSYLALDHHVNDGKGNDLAIIYDSPVSKIKSKFTYFQLLESVEKMAFVLDSLGIKKGDTIVIYMPMIPEALVSMLACARIGAVHSVVFGGFAPHELAVRLDDCKPKLVITSSYGIEVSKIIPYKPLLDEAMHLSNHKPEYVILKSRPNLEVIMHTGRDFDWDELMETAGKKKSVPVAASDPLYILYTSGTTGKPKGVVRDNGGHAVAMHYSMETIYDMKPGDVFFAASDVGWVVGHSYIVYAPLIYGCTTVLYEGKPVRTPDSGAFYRIIEEYKVKTLFCAPTAFRAIRKEDPEGKELSKYNISSLKYLFLAGERTDPVTYDWACELLKVPVVDHWWQTETGWAIAANMMGSNPLPAKAGSATKPVTGFDVRILDEEGHEVNQGEKGNIVIKLPLPPGCLPTLWNDHSNFESSYLSHYPGYYLTGDGGYFDEDGYLFILGRIDDVINVAGHRLSTGEMEEIVAENPAIAESAVIGIADELKGQVPLAIVVCKDGVVLDPKAIESDITHRIREKIGAIASLKTVVFVKRLPKTRSGKILRKTMRKMIDGETYVIPSTIDDPSILEEVMDAVQLKIQR, from the coding sequence ATGGAACAAAAGGTTCATAACGAAGATACAACTAATTTTTGGATGTCTCAAATGAATCGTATACCTTGGGAAAAGAAGCCGACAAAAGCATACGGGATAGCAGGCGATGGACTTAATCATTGGTTCCCGGATGGAATATTGAATACATCCTATCTTGCCTTAGATCATCATGTAAATGATGGAAAAGGAAATGATCTTGCAATCATTTATGATTCTCCTGTAAGCAAAATTAAATCTAAATTCACCTATTTTCAACTTTTAGAATCTGTCGAAAAAATGGCCTTCGTCTTAGATTCCTTAGGTATCAAAAAGGGAGATACAATCGTCATTTATATGCCTATGATTCCAGAGGCATTGGTATCTATGTTAGCTTGTGCTCGTATTGGGGCTGTTCATTCTGTAGTTTTTGGCGGGTTTGCTCCTCATGAACTTGCTGTTAGGTTAGATGATTGTAAGCCTAAACTTGTAATTACCTCCTCTTATGGAATTGAAGTTTCGAAAATAATACCTTATAAACCTTTATTAGATGAAGCAATGCACCTATCTAATCATAAACCAGAATATGTAATTCTAAAGTCTCGTCCAAATTTAGAAGTAATCATGCATACTGGACGTGATTTTGATTGGGATGAACTGATGGAAACAGCAGGCAAAAAAAAATCAGTGCCGGTTGCCGCTTCAGACCCACTTTATATTCTTTATACATCAGGTACAACCGGAAAACCAAAGGGGGTTGTAAGAGATAATGGCGGCCATGCGGTAGCTATGCATTATTCAATGGAAACAATTTACGATATGAAACCCGGCGATGTTTTTTTTGCTGCATCGGACGTAGGTTGGGTTGTGGGACATTCCTACATCGTTTATGCACCGTTAATCTATGGTTGTACCACTGTTTTGTATGAAGGAAAACCTGTCCGTACACCTGACTCTGGTGCATTTTATCGAATCATTGAAGAATATAAAGTTAAAACATTGTTCTGTGCTCCCACTGCATTTCGTGCGATTCGAAAGGAAGATCCAGAAGGAAAGGAATTATCAAAATATAATATTTCATCTCTTAAATATTTGTTTTTAGCGGGAGAAAGGACTGATCCTGTTACTTATGATTGGGCTTGTGAACTTCTGAAAGTTCCTGTGGTGGATCATTGGTGGCAAACAGAAACAGGATGGGCCATAGCGGCCAATATGATGGGTTCTAATCCATTGCCAGCTAAAGCTGGTTCAGCGACGAAGCCAGTAACAGGTTTTGATGTTCGAATTCTTGATGAAGAAGGACATGAAGTTAATCAAGGTGAAAAAGGAAACATTGTAATCAAACTCCCTTTACCGCCAGGTTGTTTGCCAACACTTTGGAATGATCATTCTAATTTTGAATCTTCCTATTTATCTCATTATCCAGGATATTACCTAACTGGGGATGGTGGGTATTTTGATGAAGACGGTTATTTGTTTATTTTAGGCCGAATTGATGATGTGATCAATGTTGCTGGTCATAGATTGTCGACAGGTGAAATGGAAGAGATTGTGGCTGAAAATCCTGCCATTGCCGAATCGGCAGTAATTGGAATTGCTGATGAACTTAAAGGGCAAGTTCCATTGGCAATTGTAGTTTGTAAAGATGGTGTTGTTTTGGATCCAAAAGCTATTGAGTCAGATATAACTCACCGAATTCGAGAAAAGATTGGAGCCATTGCTTCATTGAAAACCGTTGTGTTTGTAAAAAGACTACCAAAAACTCGCTCAGGAAAAATTCTTCGTAAAACGATGAGGAAAATGATTGATGGAGAGACTTATGTTATCCCGTCAACGATTGACGATCCTTCTATTTTGGAAGAAGTAATGGATGCGGTTCAGTTAAAAATTCAAAGATAA